Part of the Sodalinema gerasimenkoae IPPAS B-353 genome is shown below.
AGCTACATGAGAACAACTCCAACGATGAGGGCTATCGTCAGTTTCTCAATCGCCTGGCGGAACCGCTGCTGTCGCGGCTAGCCCCCAAGCAACAGGGACTCGACTATGGCTGTGGTCCAGAGCCAGTTTTGGCGCAAATGTTGGCAGACGCGGGACATTCCATGGCCCTCTATGACCCCTTCTTTTTCGGCGATCACCGTCCCCTGCACCAAACCTACGACTTCATAACCTGCACCGAAGTCGTCGAGCATTTCCATCATCCTGCCCCAGAATTTGACCAACTCACCCGCCTCCTGAAACCAGGGGGCTGGCTGGCTATCATGACCAGTTTTCAGACCGATGACCGGGCCTTCGCCAACTGGCATTATCGCCGCCATCCCACCCATGTCACCTTTTATCGCCAATATACGTTTGACGTGATCGCCCAACAGTGGGGCTATCACATTGACATTCCCCGGCGTAATGTCGCCCTACTCCAGAAATCTTAGCCACCTGCCGGCAAGCCCAGACGAGACCAG
Proteins encoded:
- a CDS encoding class I SAM-dependent methyltransferase is translated as MNCQVPESCRVCRSPQVVFFMTVGDRHYWRCEHCQATFLAAEELPEADFERKRYELHENNSNDEGYRQFLNRLAEPLLSRLAPKQQGLDYGCGPEPVLAQMLADAGHSMALYDPFFFGDHRPLHQTYDFITCTEVVEHFHHPAPEFDQLTRLLKPGGWLAIMTSFQTDDRAFANWHYRRHPTHVTFYRQYTFDVIAQQWGYHIDIPRRNVALLQKS